From Drosophila nasuta strain 15112-1781.00 chromosome X, ASM2355853v1, whole genome shotgun sequence, one genomic window encodes:
- the LOC132795186 gene encoding MAP kinase-activating death domain protein isoform X2, with amino-acid sequence MSDQQRASLCPRLVDYMAIVGAHTTPPMPKGNQGSKAPPVQVPDLLRRYPPSDHADFPLPLDMVYFCQPEGCTSVGPRRTGSAIRDMTSFVFALTDKDSGKTRYGICVNFYRPIERPSSVSGCGAASGAERAGNGHGGHGGHGGGGSGARGRRSSAFRRESWRKSMERSSDSAFSSDYRSNVAPSDSDRELTSRRDSDQQRLHSHHHQQQQQQQQQQQQHPQSVPRLGLMAPSADSESGGSHSPSPRASRKRTKLRNQSLTSLCIISHHPFFTTFRECLFILKKLIDACNESSSPKRVGASQKINRDNVWTVLAGHASEATPSIVLHDVREIETWILRLLSTPVPVPGSTRVEVEVLSPTVHEPLLFALPDHTRFSLVDFPLHLPLELLGVETCLKVWTLIILENKVLFQSRDYNALSMSVMAFVTMLYPLEYMFPVIPLLPTCLSCAEQLLLAPTPFVIGVPASFLIYKKNFRLPDDIWVVDLDSTKLTPPTGGYDEIPPLPEPEGTILKNHLKQAMLLMDEAGLGALTSMTATNQAVSSQQLLPSVRDSLQEPPLLGVSQVRLPLQTPPHSAQASQRNSVSAQGALMSRQPSPMNSPALNPFVYGTDVDSVDVATRVAMVRFFNAQNTLANFAEHTRTLRLYPRPVVAFQINSFLRSRPRASMFLNQFARTQAVEFLAEWSLTPTNVAFLRVQTGVMDPMQVGDKPKWFAHSLTPIRFSVWDDGSSLNGALRSLKQLECQPTDESGSDSEGADSSSSSYSSLSDFVSEMASSDLSPSLHDVFGSYNRPHVVPQTLSSNLDPALVYHPPSKLQYPEGLAGAASQKEDEERADSPVSSSSSRSDLSSPSFNRDSEFDFQPKGGQQATPAPFELATPLAMRLEATIKMASIEAESDTTSTVTGKSIASNKLQRNTSDLERTEKKIPPPLTPPVKQPGVSNILARTGSSGSSSSSPGRQSSQSSLFENFASHAKELVRETTRQSSQEGLLAHVDKHALDEDLDDKMRHTFEKFTLHAKKAAGEASKQALEVSKQAAGVSKNTLEDLTYVGKSTLGDLTKTAKEAATKKGIIKIEEHGGVAPGVGVGVSNNPVNPAANSQLATQKQVQQSGGSGGGGNNFFSSIGSDFNGLASSTTTMFSGMFGKKNQQKQAAVQHKPTNVTPAKNKTGINFDPFPGRKGLVERTPLIKHAGPRQTQEELTRQQNQERSHSNAENQAFLKDVTNQVLAGEGVGWLKLNRFKKLMEDESYRTLVLSKLNKTLDKKIAPDDHIDDVCVTKPVWKGMLKCVQAIAAGLDVTFSNFGLGGMASVFQLMEVAHTHYWSKEITDGSDMSSSLLSSHAASPMGSRENLRSPSSPNGSHSGLGSEWASPQESRKSSTHTALPASTAASRRLSSTDSQDGQSTTEMFKDMLSQKRSALKNMLTSFDSDAVGSTGALSVVSDLLPAGSLSVRMPSSCRSTVSDTEYENTTTSKDSKRSSGNLWSGKSTLSAGFRYTGGHLINTSSSPSPDSPRVYLFEGLLGKDRLNLWNQMQFWEDAFLDAVSQERDMIGMDQGPIEMMERYKSLSESERKRLEHDEDRLLSTMLYNLTAILVMLNVTKDEIRRKIRRLLGKSHIGLVYSQEVHNVVDQINNLNGNDIDLKPLGSRLLHRQSFTVHQGTDVNGPLRFMEVRDDGLVLRSVDGTIVERWWYERLVNMTYSPKTKLLCLWRRNGGQTQLHKYYTRKCKELYNCIKEAMERGGTPTNVPELGGEFPVQDMNTGEGGLLQVCLEGVGLLFSNSKDFEFFVRLDHIRKCFTQKGGIFVLEEYNPKTRNLIQRKYQSSMAAEIVLSFHRVTSVQFAYICHLNKEKMRRNTGIETENETQMEMAAMTEPPTIDTSLSTLPIENVH; translated from the exons ATGTCGGACCAGCAGCGTGCCTCGCTCTGTCCTCGCCTCGTCGACTACATGGCCATTGTGGGCGCCCACACAACGCCGCCAATGCCCAAGGGCAATCAGGGCAGCAAAGCGCCGCCGGTGCAG GTTCCCGATCTGTTGCGTCGCTATCCGCCGTCGGATCATGCCGACTTTCCGCTGCCCCTCGATATGGTATACTTTTGCCAACCAGAGGGATGCACCAGCGTTGGACCACGACGCACTGGCTCCGCCATACGGGACATGACCTCGTTTGTGTTCGCGCTGACGGACAAGGATTCGGGGAAGACACGCTACGGCATCTGTGTGAATTTCTATCGACCCATCGAACGTCCCAGTTCGGTGTCCGGTTGCGGTGCCGCATCTGGTGCCGAACGTGCCGGAAACGGACATGGCGGCCACGGTGGTCATGGCGGGGGAGGCAGCGGTGCCAGGGGACGACGCTCGTCTGCCTTCAGACGCGAATCGTGGCGCAAGAGCATGGAACGCAGCTCGGACTCAGCATTCAGCAG CGACTACAGAAGTAACGTCGCGCCCAGCGATTCGGATCGTGAACTGACCTCGCGTCGCGACTCCGATCAGCAGCGTCTCCActcgcatcatcatcagcagcaacagcagcaacaacaacagcagcagcagcatccacaATCGGTGCCCCGATTGGGTTTAATGGCGCCATCAGCCGATTCAGAATCGGGTGGCAGCCATTCGCCATCGCCGCGAGCATCGAGGAAACGCACCAAGCTGCGCAATCAATCGTTGACCTCGCTGTGCATCATCTCGCATCATCCGTTCTTTACCACGTTCCGCGAGTGCCTCTTCATACTGAAGAAACTGATCGATGCCTGCAACGAATCGTCGTCACCGAAGCGAGTCGGTGCATCGCAGAAAATCAATCGGGATAACGTTTGGACGGTGCTGGCGGGTCATGCCAGCGAGGCGACGCCCTCCATCGTCCTCCACGATGTGCGCGAGATCGAGACCTGGATCCTCCGTCTGCTCTCCACGCCGGTGCCGGTGCCGGGCTCCACGCGTGTCGAG GTGGAGGTGCTGTCGCCCACTGTGCATGAACCTTTGCTCTTTGCATTGCCGGATCATACGCGATTCTCGCTGGTTGATTTCCCGTTGCATTTGCCGCTCGAGCTGCTGGGCGTGGAGACCTGCCTGAAGGTCTGGACATTGATAATACTGGAGAACAAGGTGTTGTTTCAATCACGCGACTACAATGCGCTCTCCATGTCCGTGATGGCATTCGTGACGATGCTGTATCCCTTGGAGTACATGTTCCCGGTGATACCGTTGCTCCCCACATGTCTCAGTTGTGCcgagcagctgctgttggcgcCCACGCCCTTTGTCATCGGTGTGCCCGCCTCCTTTCTCATCTACAAAAAGAACTTTAG GTTGCCCGATGACATTTGGGTCGTGGACTTGGATTCGACAAAGCTAACACCTCCAACGGGGGGCTACGATGAGATTCCGCCGCTGCCCGAACCCGAGGGCACCATACTAAAGAATCACTTGAAACAG GCTATGCTACTTATGGATGAAGCTGGACTTGGT GCATTAACATCGATGACGGCCACTAATCAGGCTGTGTCCTCGCAACAACTGCTGCCCTCGGTGCGCGACAGTCTCCAGGAGCCGCCGCTATTGGG GGTATCCCAAGTGCGTTTGCCTTTGCAAACGCCGCCGCATTCGGCGCAGGCGAGTCAAAGGAATTCGGTGTCCGCACAGGGCGCTCTGATGTCCCGCCAGCCAAGTCCGATGAATTCACCGGCCCTCAATCCCTTTGTGTATGGCACCGATGTCGATTCCGTGGATGTGGCCACACGGGTGGCCATGGTGCGTTTCTTCAACGCACAGAATACGTTGGCCAATTTCGCCGAACATACGCGCACTTTGCGTTTGTATCCGCGTCCCGTGGTCGCCTTTCAGATCAACAGTTTTCTGCGCTCGCGTCCGCGTGCCTCGATGTTCCTCAATCAGTTTGCGCGCACCCAAGCGGTGGAGTTCCTTGCGGAGTGGTCGCTGACACCGACAAATGTGGCGTTCTTGCGCGTCCAGACGGGCGTCATGGATCCCATGCAGGTGGGCGATAAGCCCAAATGGTTTGCTCACAGCCTGACGCCCATCCGGTTTTCGGTGTGGGACGATGGCAGCTCGTTGAATGGCGCCTTGCGTTCCCTCAAGCAGCTCGAGTGCCAGCCCACCGATGAGAGCGGCTCCGATTCGGAGGGcgccgacagcagcagctcctcgTACAGTTCGCTAAGTGATTTTGTCTCCGAGATGGCATCGTCGGATCTGTCGCCCAGTTTGCATGATGTTTTCGGCTCGTACAATCGACCACATGTGGTGCCACAAACGTTATCCTCGAATCTGGATCCCGCCCTGGTCTATCATCCGCCCAGTAAATTGCAATATCCCGAGGGTTTGGCCGGAGCGGCGAGTCAAAAAGAAGACGAGGAACGTGCCGATTCGCCGGTGTCATCGTCGTCGAGTCGCTCGGACTTGAGTTCGCCCAGCTTCAATCGGGATTCGGAATTTGATTTTCAGCCCAAGGGCGGACAACAAGCGACACCGGCGCCATTTGAGCTGGCAACGCCGTTGGCCATGCGACTGGAGGCGACCATCAAGATGGCCAGCATCGAGGCGGAATCGGACACCACATCGACGGTCACCGGGAAAAGCATTGCGAGCAACAAACTGCAGCGCAACACCAGCGATTTGGAGCGCACCGAGAAGAAGATACCA CCGCCTTTAACGCCGCCCGTCAAGCAGCCGGGTGTGAGCAACATTTTGGCACGCACCGGAAGCTCAGGCTCAAGTTCCAGCAGTCCGGGACGCCAGAGTTCCCAGAGCTCGCTCTTTGAGAACTTTGCCTCGCATGCCAAGGAGCTGGTGCGCGAAACAACACGCCAGAGCAGTCAGGAGGGTTTACTTGCCCACGTGGACAAG CATGCACTGGACGAAGATCTCGACGACAAAATGCGTCACACCTTTGAAAAG TTCACGCTGCATGCCAAGAAGGCGGCTGGGGAGGCGTCCAAGCAGGCGCTGGAGGTGTCCAAACAGGCGGCGGGTGTTAGCAAGAACACTCTGGAGGATCTCACGTATGTGGGCAAATCAACGTTGGGTGATCTCACCAAGACCGCCAAGGAGGCGGCCACCAAAAAGGGCATCATCAAGATCGAGGAGCATGGCGGAGTAGCGCCAGGCGTTGGCGTCGGTGTCAGCAACAATCCTGTGAACCCGGCTGCCAATTCCCAGTTGGCCACACAGAAGCAGGTGCAACAGAGTGGCGGCAGCGGCGGTGGTGGCAATAATTTCTTTAGCTCCATTGGCAGCGATTTCAATGGTTTGGCCTCCTCGACCACCACCATGTTCTCGGGCATGTTTGGCAAAA AGAACCAACAAAAGCAGGCAGCGGTGCAGCACAAACCGACGAATGTGACACCGGCCAAGAACAAAACGGGGATCAATTTTGATCCGTTCCCGGGTCGCAAGGGACTCGTGGAACGCACACCGTTGATCAAGCATGCGGGACCCCGACAAACGCAGGAAGAGTTGACGCGCCAACAGAATCAGGAGCGTTCGCACAGCAATGCCGAGAATCAGGCGTTCCTCAAGGATGTGACCAATCAGGTGCTCGCAGGCGAAGGTGTCGGCTGGTTGAAGCTCAATCGGTTCAAGAAACTCATGGAGGATGAATCGTATCGCACGTTGGTGTTGAGCAAGCTCAACAAGACGCTCGACAAGAAGATTGCACCCGACGATCACATTGACGATGTG TGCGTCACGAAACCAGTGTGGAAGGGCATGCTCAAGTGTGTGCAAGCAATTGCCGCTGGCTTGGATGTGACGTTCAGCAACTTTGGTCTCGGCGGCATGGCTTCGGTGTTCCAGCTAATGGAGGTGGCGCATACGCATTACTGGAGCAAGGAGATCACCGATGGCAGCGACATGTCCTCCAGTCTGCTGTCGAGTCATGCGGCCAGTCCGATGGGCAGTCGGGAGAATCTGCGTTCCCCGAGCAGTCCGAACGGTTCGCATTCGGGTCTGGGCAGCGAATGGGCATCGCCGCAAGAGTCCCGAAAGAGTTCCACGCACACAGCGTTGCCCGCTTCGACGGCGGCGTCGCGTCGCTTGTCATCGACGGACAGTCAGGATGGTCAGTCGACGACGGAGATGTTCAAGGATATGTTGTCGCAGAAGAGAAGTGCCTTGAAGAACATGCTCACCTCGTTCGATTCGGAT GCTGTTGGCTCTACGGGCGCGCTCTCCGTGGTCAGCGATCTGCTTCCCGCTGGCAGTCTAAGCGTTCGCATGCCCTCCAGCTGCCGTTCCACAGTCTCAGACACCGAATACGAAAAT ACAACCACATCGAAAGATTCGAAACGGAGCAGCGGTAACCTTTGGTCCGGCAAATCAACGCTTAGCGCCGGCTTTCGTTATACGGGCGGACATTTGATCAACACTTCGTCTTCCCCATCGCCAGATAGTCCGCGGGTTTATCTATTCGAGGGACTGCTGGGCAAGGATCGCTTGAATCTCTGGAATCAAATGCAGTTCTGGGAGGATGCCTTCTTGGATGCGGTCAGCCAGGAGCGTGATATGATCGGAATGGATCAG gGTCCCATTGAGATGATGGAACGTTACAAATCGCTGAGCGAATCGGAGCGTAAGCGACTGGAGCATGACGAGGATCGACTGTTGAGCACTATGCTCTACAATCTGACTGCGATTTTAGTAATGCTGAATGTGACCAAGGATGAGATACGTCGCAAGATCCGACGTTTGCTGGGCAAAAGTCACATTGGACTTGTCTACTCGCAGGAAGTGCACAATGTGGTCGATCAGATCAACAATCTG AATGGCAATGACATCGACCTGAAGCCGCTGGGATCACGACTGTTGCATCGCCAGAGTTTCACTGTTCATCAGGGCACCGATGTGAATGGACCGCTGCGTTTCATGGAAGTGCGCGACGATGGTCTCGTCTTGCGTTCCGTCGATGGTACAATTGTGGAACGTTGGTGGTATGAGCGACTGGTGAACATGACTTACTCGCCAAAGACCAAGCTGCTTTGCCTTTGGCGTCGCAATGGCGGACAGACTCAGCTGCACAAATATTACACACGAAAG TGCAAGGAGCTGTACAATTGCATTAAGGAGGCCATGGAGCGTGGTGGCACGCCCACAAATGTACCCGAATTGGGCGGTGAGTTTCCCGTGCAGGATATGAATACGGGCGAGGGAGGTTTACTGCAGGTCTGTCTTGAGGGTGTCGGTTTGTTGTTCTCCAACAGCAAG GATTTCGAG TTCTTTGTGCGTTTGGATCACATACGCAAATGTTTTACACAAAAAGGTGGAATTTTCGTCCTGGAGGAATACA ATCCCAAGACACGCAATCTCATACAGCGCAAATATCAATCGAGCATG GCAGCGGAAATTGTGCTGAGCTTTCATCGGGTGACGTCCGTGCAATTTGCGTACATTTGTCACCTCAACAAGGAGAAGATGCGGCGGAACACTGGCATTGAAACAGAGAACGAAACACAAATGGAAATGGCCGCGATGACAGAGCCGCCAACTATCGATACAAGTCTTTCCACGCTGCCAATCGAGAATGTGCATTAG
- the LOC132795186 gene encoding MAP kinase-activating death domain protein isoform X4 — MSDQQRASLCPRLVDYMAIVGAHTTPPMPKGNQGSKAPPVQVPDLLRRYPPSDHADFPLPLDMVYFCQPEGCTSVGPRRTGSAIRDMTSFVFALTDKDSGKTRYGICVNFYRPIERPSSVSGCGAASGAERAGNGHGGHGGHGGGGSGARGRRSSAFRRESWRKSMERSSDSAFSSDYRSNVAPSDSDRELTSRRDSDQQRLHSHHHQQQQQQQQQQQQHPQSVPRLGLMAPSADSESGGSHSPSPRASRKRTKLRNQSLTSLCIISHHPFFTTFRECLFILKKLIDACNESSSPKRVGASQKINRDNVWTVLAGHASEATPSIVLHDVREIETWILRLLSTPVPVPGSTRVEVEVLSPTVHEPLLFALPDHTRFSLVDFPLHLPLELLGVETCLKVWTLIILENKVLFQSRDYNALSMSVMAFVTMLYPLEYMFPVIPLLPTCLSCAEQLLLAPTPFVIGVPASFLIYKKNFRLPDDIWVVDLDSTKLTPPTGGYDEIPPLPEPEGTILKNHLKQALTSMTATNQAVSSQQLLPSVRDSLQEPPLLGVSQVRLPLQTPPHSAQASQRNSVSAQGALMSRQPSPMNSPALNPFVYGTDVDSVDVATRVAMVRFFNAQNTLANFAEHTRTLRLYPRPVVAFQINSFLRSRPRASMFLNQFARTQAVEFLAEWSLTPTNVAFLRVQTGVMDPMQVGDKPKWFAHSLTPIRFSVWDDGSSLNGALRSLKQLECQPTDESGSDSEGADSSSSSYSSLSDFVSEMASSDLSPSLHDVFGSYNRPHVVPQTLSSNLDPALVYHPPSKLQYPEGLAGAASQKEDEERADSPVSSSSSRSDLSSPSFNRDSEFDFQPKGGQQATPAPFELATPLAMRLEATIKMASIEAESDTTSTVTGKSIASNKLQRNTSDLERTEKKIPPPLTPPVKQPGVSNILARTGSSGSSSSSPGRQSSQSSLFENFASHAKELVRETTRQSSQEGLLAHVDKFTLHAKKAAGEASKQALEVSKQAAGVSKNTLEDLTYVGKSTLGDLTKTAKEAATKKGIIKIEEHGGVAPGVGVGVSNNPVNPAANSQLATQKQVQQSGGSGGGGNNFFSSIGSDFNGLASSTTTMFSGMFGKKNQQKQAAVQHKPTNVTPAKNKTGINFDPFPGRKGLVERTPLIKHAGPRQTQEELTRQQNQERSHSNAENQAFLKDVTNQVLAGEGVGWLKLNRFKKLMEDESYRTLVLSKLNKTLDKKIAPDDHIDDVCVTKPVWKGMLKCVQAIAAGLDVTFSNFGLGGMASVFQLMEVAHTHYWSKEITDGSDMSSSLLSSHAASPMGSRENLRSPSSPNGSHSGLGSEWASPQESRKSSTHTALPASTAASRRLSSTDSQDGQSTTEMFKDMLSQKRSALKNMLTSFDSDTTTSKDSKRSSGNLWSGKSTLSAGFRYTGGHLINTSSSPSPDSPRVYLFEGLLGKDRLNLWNQMQFWEDAFLDAVSQERDMIGMDQGPIEMMERYKSLSESERKRLEHDEDRLLSTMLYNLTAILVMLNVTKDEIRRKIRRLLGKSHIGLVYSQEVHNVVDQINNLNGNDIDLKPLGSRLLHRQSFTVHQGTDVNGPLRFMEVRDDGLVLRSVDGTIVERWWYERLVNMTYSPKTKLLCLWRRNGGQTQLHKYYTRKCKELYNCIKEAMERGGTPTNVPELGGEFPVQDMNTGEGGLLQVCLEGVGLLFSNSKDFEFFVRLDHIRKCFTQKGGIFVLEEYNPKTRNLIQRKYQSSMAAEIVLSFHRVTSVQFAYICHLNKEKMRRNTGIETENETQMEMAAMTEPPTIDTSLSTLPIENVH, encoded by the exons ATGTCGGACCAGCAGCGTGCCTCGCTCTGTCCTCGCCTCGTCGACTACATGGCCATTGTGGGCGCCCACACAACGCCGCCAATGCCCAAGGGCAATCAGGGCAGCAAAGCGCCGCCGGTGCAG GTTCCCGATCTGTTGCGTCGCTATCCGCCGTCGGATCATGCCGACTTTCCGCTGCCCCTCGATATGGTATACTTTTGCCAACCAGAGGGATGCACCAGCGTTGGACCACGACGCACTGGCTCCGCCATACGGGACATGACCTCGTTTGTGTTCGCGCTGACGGACAAGGATTCGGGGAAGACACGCTACGGCATCTGTGTGAATTTCTATCGACCCATCGAACGTCCCAGTTCGGTGTCCGGTTGCGGTGCCGCATCTGGTGCCGAACGTGCCGGAAACGGACATGGCGGCCACGGTGGTCATGGCGGGGGAGGCAGCGGTGCCAGGGGACGACGCTCGTCTGCCTTCAGACGCGAATCGTGGCGCAAGAGCATGGAACGCAGCTCGGACTCAGCATTCAGCAG CGACTACAGAAGTAACGTCGCGCCCAGCGATTCGGATCGTGAACTGACCTCGCGTCGCGACTCCGATCAGCAGCGTCTCCActcgcatcatcatcagcagcaacagcagcaacaacaacagcagcagcagcatccacaATCGGTGCCCCGATTGGGTTTAATGGCGCCATCAGCCGATTCAGAATCGGGTGGCAGCCATTCGCCATCGCCGCGAGCATCGAGGAAACGCACCAAGCTGCGCAATCAATCGTTGACCTCGCTGTGCATCATCTCGCATCATCCGTTCTTTACCACGTTCCGCGAGTGCCTCTTCATACTGAAGAAACTGATCGATGCCTGCAACGAATCGTCGTCACCGAAGCGAGTCGGTGCATCGCAGAAAATCAATCGGGATAACGTTTGGACGGTGCTGGCGGGTCATGCCAGCGAGGCGACGCCCTCCATCGTCCTCCACGATGTGCGCGAGATCGAGACCTGGATCCTCCGTCTGCTCTCCACGCCGGTGCCGGTGCCGGGCTCCACGCGTGTCGAG GTGGAGGTGCTGTCGCCCACTGTGCATGAACCTTTGCTCTTTGCATTGCCGGATCATACGCGATTCTCGCTGGTTGATTTCCCGTTGCATTTGCCGCTCGAGCTGCTGGGCGTGGAGACCTGCCTGAAGGTCTGGACATTGATAATACTGGAGAACAAGGTGTTGTTTCAATCACGCGACTACAATGCGCTCTCCATGTCCGTGATGGCATTCGTGACGATGCTGTATCCCTTGGAGTACATGTTCCCGGTGATACCGTTGCTCCCCACATGTCTCAGTTGTGCcgagcagctgctgttggcgcCCACGCCCTTTGTCATCGGTGTGCCCGCCTCCTTTCTCATCTACAAAAAGAACTTTAG GTTGCCCGATGACATTTGGGTCGTGGACTTGGATTCGACAAAGCTAACACCTCCAACGGGGGGCTACGATGAGATTCCGCCGCTGCCCGAACCCGAGGGCACCATACTAAAGAATCACTTGAAACAG GCATTAACATCGATGACGGCCACTAATCAGGCTGTGTCCTCGCAACAACTGCTGCCCTCGGTGCGCGACAGTCTCCAGGAGCCGCCGCTATTGGG GGTATCCCAAGTGCGTTTGCCTTTGCAAACGCCGCCGCATTCGGCGCAGGCGAGTCAAAGGAATTCGGTGTCCGCACAGGGCGCTCTGATGTCCCGCCAGCCAAGTCCGATGAATTCACCGGCCCTCAATCCCTTTGTGTATGGCACCGATGTCGATTCCGTGGATGTGGCCACACGGGTGGCCATGGTGCGTTTCTTCAACGCACAGAATACGTTGGCCAATTTCGCCGAACATACGCGCACTTTGCGTTTGTATCCGCGTCCCGTGGTCGCCTTTCAGATCAACAGTTTTCTGCGCTCGCGTCCGCGTGCCTCGATGTTCCTCAATCAGTTTGCGCGCACCCAAGCGGTGGAGTTCCTTGCGGAGTGGTCGCTGACACCGACAAATGTGGCGTTCTTGCGCGTCCAGACGGGCGTCATGGATCCCATGCAGGTGGGCGATAAGCCCAAATGGTTTGCTCACAGCCTGACGCCCATCCGGTTTTCGGTGTGGGACGATGGCAGCTCGTTGAATGGCGCCTTGCGTTCCCTCAAGCAGCTCGAGTGCCAGCCCACCGATGAGAGCGGCTCCGATTCGGAGGGcgccgacagcagcagctcctcgTACAGTTCGCTAAGTGATTTTGTCTCCGAGATGGCATCGTCGGATCTGTCGCCCAGTTTGCATGATGTTTTCGGCTCGTACAATCGACCACATGTGGTGCCACAAACGTTATCCTCGAATCTGGATCCCGCCCTGGTCTATCATCCGCCCAGTAAATTGCAATATCCCGAGGGTTTGGCCGGAGCGGCGAGTCAAAAAGAAGACGAGGAACGTGCCGATTCGCCGGTGTCATCGTCGTCGAGTCGCTCGGACTTGAGTTCGCCCAGCTTCAATCGGGATTCGGAATTTGATTTTCAGCCCAAGGGCGGACAACAAGCGACACCGGCGCCATTTGAGCTGGCAACGCCGTTGGCCATGCGACTGGAGGCGACCATCAAGATGGCCAGCATCGAGGCGGAATCGGACACCACATCGACGGTCACCGGGAAAAGCATTGCGAGCAACAAACTGCAGCGCAACACCAGCGATTTGGAGCGCACCGAGAAGAAGATACCA CCGCCTTTAACGCCGCCCGTCAAGCAGCCGGGTGTGAGCAACATTTTGGCACGCACCGGAAGCTCAGGCTCAAGTTCCAGCAGTCCGGGACGCCAGAGTTCCCAGAGCTCGCTCTTTGAGAACTTTGCCTCGCATGCCAAGGAGCTGGTGCGCGAAACAACACGCCAGAGCAGTCAGGAGGGTTTACTTGCCCACGTGGACAAG TTCACGCTGCATGCCAAGAAGGCGGCTGGGGAGGCGTCCAAGCAGGCGCTGGAGGTGTCCAAACAGGCGGCGGGTGTTAGCAAGAACACTCTGGAGGATCTCACGTATGTGGGCAAATCAACGTTGGGTGATCTCACCAAGACCGCCAAGGAGGCGGCCACCAAAAAGGGCATCATCAAGATCGAGGAGCATGGCGGAGTAGCGCCAGGCGTTGGCGTCGGTGTCAGCAACAATCCTGTGAACCCGGCTGCCAATTCCCAGTTGGCCACACAGAAGCAGGTGCAACAGAGTGGCGGCAGCGGCGGTGGTGGCAATAATTTCTTTAGCTCCATTGGCAGCGATTTCAATGGTTTGGCCTCCTCGACCACCACCATGTTCTCGGGCATGTTTGGCAAAA AGAACCAACAAAAGCAGGCAGCGGTGCAGCACAAACCGACGAATGTGACACCGGCCAAGAACAAAACGGGGATCAATTTTGATCCGTTCCCGGGTCGCAAGGGACTCGTGGAACGCACACCGTTGATCAAGCATGCGGGACCCCGACAAACGCAGGAAGAGTTGACGCGCCAACAGAATCAGGAGCGTTCGCACAGCAATGCCGAGAATCAGGCGTTCCTCAAGGATGTGACCAATCAGGTGCTCGCAGGCGAAGGTGTCGGCTGGTTGAAGCTCAATCGGTTCAAGAAACTCATGGAGGATGAATCGTATCGCACGTTGGTGTTGAGCAAGCTCAACAAGACGCTCGACAAGAAGATTGCACCCGACGATCACATTGACGATGTG TGCGTCACGAAACCAGTGTGGAAGGGCATGCTCAAGTGTGTGCAAGCAATTGCCGCTGGCTTGGATGTGACGTTCAGCAACTTTGGTCTCGGCGGCATGGCTTCGGTGTTCCAGCTAATGGAGGTGGCGCATACGCATTACTGGAGCAAGGAGATCACCGATGGCAGCGACATGTCCTCCAGTCTGCTGTCGAGTCATGCGGCCAGTCCGATGGGCAGTCGGGAGAATCTGCGTTCCCCGAGCAGTCCGAACGGTTCGCATTCGGGTCTGGGCAGCGAATGGGCATCGCCGCAAGAGTCCCGAAAGAGTTCCACGCACACAGCGTTGCCCGCTTCGACGGCGGCGTCGCGTCGCTTGTCATCGACGGACAGTCAGGATGGTCAGTCGACGACGGAGATGTTCAAGGATATGTTGTCGCAGAAGAGAAGTGCCTTGAAGAACATGCTCACCTCGTTCGATTCGGAT ACAACCACATCGAAAGATTCGAAACGGAGCAGCGGTAACCTTTGGTCCGGCAAATCAACGCTTAGCGCCGGCTTTCGTTATACGGGCGGACATTTGATCAACACTTCGTCTTCCCCATCGCCAGATAGTCCGCGGGTTTATCTATTCGAGGGACTGCTGGGCAAGGATCGCTTGAATCTCTGGAATCAAATGCAGTTCTGGGAGGATGCCTTCTTGGATGCGGTCAGCCAGGAGCGTGATATGATCGGAATGGATCAG gGTCCCATTGAGATGATGGAACGTTACAAATCGCTGAGCGAATCGGAGCGTAAGCGACTGGAGCATGACGAGGATCGACTGTTGAGCACTATGCTCTACAATCTGACTGCGATTTTAGTAATGCTGAATGTGACCAAGGATGAGATACGTCGCAAGATCCGACGTTTGCTGGGCAAAAGTCACATTGGACTTGTCTACTCGCAGGAAGTGCACAATGTGGTCGATCAGATCAACAATCTG AATGGCAATGACATCGACCTGAAGCCGCTGGGATCACGACTGTTGCATCGCCAGAGTTTCACTGTTCATCAGGGCACCGATGTGAATGGACCGCTGCGTTTCATGGAAGTGCGCGACGATGGTCTCGTCTTGCGTTCCGTCGATGGTACAATTGTGGAACGTTGGTGGTATGAGCGACTGGTGAACATGACTTACTCGCCAAAGACCAAGCTGCTTTGCCTTTGGCGTCGCAATGGCGGACAGACTCAGCTGCACAAATATTACACACGAAAG TGCAAGGAGCTGTACAATTGCATTAAGGAGGCCATGGAGCGTGGTGGCACGCCCACAAATGTACCCGAATTGGGCGGTGAGTTTCCCGTGCAGGATATGAATACGGGCGAGGGAGGTTTACTGCAGGTCTGTCTTGAGGGTGTCGGTTTGTTGTTCTCCAACAGCAAG GATTTCGAG TTCTTTGTGCGTTTGGATCACATACGCAAATGTTTTACACAAAAAGGTGGAATTTTCGTCCTGGAGGAATACA ATCCCAAGACACGCAATCTCATACAGCGCAAATATCAATCGAGCATG GCAGCGGAAATTGTGCTGAGCTTTCATCGGGTGACGTCCGTGCAATTTGCGTACATTTGTCACCTCAACAAGGAGAAGATGCGGCGGAACACTGGCATTGAAACAGAGAACGAAACACAAATGGAAATGGCCGCGATGACAGAGCCGCCAACTATCGATACAAGTCTTTCCACGCTGCCAATCGAGAATGTGCATTAG